The proteins below come from a single Staphylococcus sp. MI 10-1553 genomic window:
- a CDS encoding MFS transporter, protein MNEINNLPMNIKVILVGSNLNRLITSAIFPFIALYLSDMFSNSFASIFLSFSIILSFFINIYSGYIIDKLPRKKLLILSSFSEFIIFVFLTIFLFLSYNVLFCVFYILLMASGSFRRPSLEVLMQDSVTNESRKLTYRLNYWLTNLTMSVGFLIGGALYSNHKSTLFLLATICSLILTCTYLFFVRDIKVSIKKTNKINPFFELLNSYLEVCKDKKFVYVTIGMMFIFSAEIIMSSFVAIRLNNEFNPINIFSYRLNGVTLFSILQFTNAIVVVLLTLILGKYLEKYNEKLVFLAGIFLYSIGYAINIFSNIWWVLLLFIIIATIGEIIYAPSYNAQILNLIPSNKRGAYNAFRSLSITGAELIGRLSILIGIILPSQIMGIILFILLSISGFIISKYLFQNTVSNTH, encoded by the coding sequence ATGAATGAAATCAACAATTTACCAATGAATATTAAAGTAATATTAGTTGGTAGTAATTTAAACAGATTAATTACAAGTGCTATATTCCCTTTCATTGCTCTATACTTATCCGACATGTTTTCAAATTCATTTGCATCCATTTTTTTGTCTTTCTCAATAATTTTAAGCTTTTTTATAAACATATATTCCGGTTATATTATTGATAAACTCCCCAGAAAGAAATTATTGATATTGTCATCATTCAGTGAATTTATTATCTTTGTATTTTTGACTATTTTTTTATTTCTCTCTTATAATGTTTTGTTTTGTGTATTTTATATATTATTAATGGCTTCTGGATCTTTTCGAAGACCATCCCTAGAAGTTCTAATGCAAGATTCAGTGACAAATGAGTCTAGAAAATTGACTTACCGTTTAAATTATTGGTTAACAAACCTAACTATGTCAGTAGGTTTCTTAATAGGAGGTGCTTTATATTCAAACCATAAAAGCACACTATTTTTGTTAGCAACTATTTGCTCTTTAATTCTAACCTGTACTTATCTTTTTTTTGTAAGGGATATAAAAGTTTCTATAAAAAAAACAAACAAAATCAACCCTTTTTTTGAGCTTTTAAATTCTTATTTAGAAGTATGTAAAGATAAAAAATTTGTCTATGTAACAATAGGTATGATGTTTATATTCTCAGCCGAAATAATAATGAGTAGTTTCGTCGCAATACGGCTCAATAATGAATTTAATCCTATAAATATATTTTCTTATAGATTGAATGGTGTCACTTTATTTTCAATTTTGCAATTCACAAATGCTATTGTTGTGGTATTATTAACATTAATATTAGGAAAATATTTAGAAAAATATAATGAAAAATTAGTTTTCTTAGCAGGTATTTTTTTATACAGTATTGGTTACGCTATTAATATCTTTTCTAATATATGGTGGGTGTTGTTATTATTTATAATCATTGCAACTATAGGTGAAATAATATACGCTCCTTCTTATAATGCCCAAATTCTTAATTTGATTCCCTCAAATAAAAGAGGTGCTTACAATGCTTTTAGATCGCTCTCAATTACCGGGGCAGAACTCATTGGCAGATTGTCAATATTAATAGGAATCATCTTACCCTCACAAATTATGGGCATAATCTTATTTATCCTTTTAAGCATTTCAGGCTTTATAATATCTAAGTATTTGTTTCAAAATACAGTTTCAAATACACATTAA
- a CDS encoding CPBP family intramembrane glutamic endopeptidase, which yields MVKVAHKYIRGGMIARVIRIIIINLPFLSIFMFTNLPSIELKVSLDFLTLSIIAAIIMIIFEIPKIYYSNKKIMLKLSYDVKLKNLFSRFSEVTLVPITEELFYRGVLSFSLLNVKAQLLMIVSVILFNIAHFVGRGVKNPIYYLKLTLFSIIAIFIYLKTKNIIYPVIFHILYNIPYFITEMRIYLYKRRFQNE from the coding sequence GTGGTTAAAGTAGCACATAAATACATCAGAGGAGGAATGATTGCAAGGGTAATACGGATTATTATAATTAATTTACCTTTCCTCTCTATATTTATGTTTACAAACCTACCATCCATAGAACTAAAAGTAAGTTTGGATTTTTTAACACTATCTATAATAGCAGCAATTATAATGATAATTTTTGAAATACCCAAAATATATTATTCTAATAAAAAAATTATGTTAAAACTATCTTATGATGTAAAGTTAAAAAACTTATTTTCGAGATTTTCGGAGGTAACACTAGTACCTATTACTGAAGAATTATTTTATAGAGGGGTACTGAGTTTTTCTTTATTAAATGTAAAGGCCCAATTATTAATGATTGTTAGTGTCATATTATTTAATATTGCCCACTTTGTTGGAAGAGGTGTAAAAAATCCAATATACTATCTAAAGTTAACGCTTTTTTCCATAATAGCTATTTTTATATATTTAAAAACTAAAAACATAATATATCCTGTAATTTTTCATATATTATATAACATTCCTTATTTCATAACAGAAATGAGAATATACTTATATAAAAGGAGATTTCAAAATGAATAG
- a CDS encoding nucleotidyltransferase domain-containing protein, which produces MNSDLLVKETKEFFECYNDIEFLNNENVSTVFISGSLLEGFGNENSDIDIFVILKNSHFLKEFINRVKKNELINIIERRNKTIITATYEERNFDIEILESGYITEYIQQVNVLNAYAADERYDLLHRMKYGKVIYNEENFYKIFESINQNKFRRIHTQTLNTYYAVKMHDIHGAFKEKEFVTGYFMGIDLLNLCIDAYLSIRGETNPSSKWRLKKINRYDMNKKHNDLDIKDFIYDVYKGLDLRNDLIMKKKLKNVITLCQKINTEIEVHNYDL; this is translated from the coding sequence ATGAATAGCGATTTATTAGTTAAAGAAACCAAAGAGTTTTTTGAATGTTATAATGACATTGAATTTTTGAATAATGAAAATGTATCAACAGTTTTTATCTCAGGATCTTTGTTAGAAGGTTTTGGAAATGAAAACTCCGATATCGATATATTTGTCATATTGAAGAATTCTCATTTTTTGAAAGAATTTATAAATAGAGTTAAAAAGAATGAGCTAATAAATATAATCGAGCGAAGAAATAAAACAATAATAACAGCTACATATGAAGAAAGAAATTTCGACATTGAAATTCTTGAATCAGGTTATATTACGGAATATATTCAGCAAGTTAATGTACTAAATGCATACGCAGCTGATGAAAGATATGATTTACTTCACAGAATGAAATATGGAAAAGTTATTTACAACGAGGAAAACTTTTATAAAATCTTTGAGAGTATAAACCAAAACAAATTTAGAAGGATACATACGCAAACTCTTAACACCTATTATGCGGTGAAAATGCATGATATTCATGGTGCATTTAAAGAGAAAGAATTTGTCACAGGTTATTTTATGGGGATTGATTTATTGAATTTGTGTATAGATGCTTATTTATCGATTAGGGGAGAAACTAACCCTAGTAGTAAGTGGAGGTTAAAAAAAATAAATAGATATGATATGAATAAGAAGCATAATGATTTAGATATAAAAGACTTCATATATGATGTATATAAAGGTTTAGATTTAAGAAACGACTTAATTATGAAAAAAAAATTAAAAAATGTTATTACTCTTTGTCAAAAAATCAATACTGAAATAGAGGTGCATAACTATGATTTATAG
- a CDS encoding PqqD family protein has translation MIYSKNPFTTLKKFEDDYVLVYEGEVYFLEGIGIEFWKKMDGQKNKKEIYQEICSEFDVDEKKVEKDGEKFLKKMLKYDLIELSEE, from the coding sequence ATGATTTATAGTAAAAATCCGTTTACAACTTTAAAAAAATTTGAAGATGATTATGTTCTTGTATATGAAGGAGAAGTATATTTTTTAGAAGGCATAGGTATAGAATTTTGGAAAAAAATGGATGGTCAAAAAAATAAAAAGGAAATATATCAAGAAATTTGTTCGGAATTTGATGTTGATGAAAAAAAGGTAGAAAAAGATGGTGAAAAATTTTTAAAAAAAATGCTTAAATACGATTTGATAGAATTGAGTGAAGAATGA
- a CDS encoding HAD hydrolase family protein encodes MDIDDTIIRNGIVDTKLINLMNLYKSKGHRIIIATGRSLNESKDIISLFKEVDAAIVLQGAQTYAGNKLLYHDPIDKGICLDILSYCQKKNLATEIYYKNTKISLKKEYEVITEDIYNIKIHFYKIKKIKKEFIRLFGNNQNIMMRTHNDNIVIHSINTDKGKALSKFCKYINEKSVDFIGIGNFPSDSTIFDETLLNIVLNKSYEKNDMGILQYYTVSKTVDILKEIVEKAEIFKINYIKNQKVSIRKFKDEFYVINGGEIKKVEELDYILYKNYIDSNSHWDTVKILLNFYNFSEISESLKKLEKIECILEE; translated from the coding sequence TTGGATATAGATGATACCATTATACGCAATGGTATTGTTGACACTAAACTTATTAATTTGATGAATCTATATAAAAGTAAAGGTCATAGAATAATTATAGCTACAGGAAGGTCCTTAAATGAATCAAAAGATATTATAAGCTTGTTCAAAGAAGTGGATGCAGCTATTGTTTTACAAGGTGCTCAAACATATGCAGGAAATAAATTGTTGTATCATGACCCTATAGATAAGGGGATATGTTTAGATATTTTGAGTTATTGCCAAAAAAAGAATCTGGCTACTGAAATATACTATAAAAATACAAAAATATCTTTAAAAAAAGAATACGAGGTGATTACAGAAGATATTTACAATATAAAAATACATTTTTATAAAATTAAAAAAATAAAAAAAGAATTTATTAGATTGTTTGGGAATAACCAAAATATAATGATGAGGACGCATAATGATAATATTGTAATACATAGCATTAATACAGATAAAGGAAAGGCATTAAGTAAATTCTGTAAATATATTAATGAGAAAAGTGTAGATTTCATTGGTATAGGGAACTTTCCAAGTGATTCTACAATATTTGATGAAACTCTATTAAATATTGTTCTTAATAAATCTTATGAGAAAAATGATATGGGAATTTTGCAATACTATACAGTTTCAAAAACAGTAGACATATTAAAAGAAATAGTAGAAAAAGCTGAAATTTTTAAAATAAATTACATTAAGAATCAAAAAGTTAGTATAAGAAAATTTAAAGATGAATTTTACGTAATTAATGGAGGTGAAATAAAAAAAGTTGAAGAACTAGATTATATATTATATAAAAATTATATTGATTCAAATAGTCATTGGGACACAGTGAAAATTCTTTTGAACTTTTATAATTTTTCTGAAATATCAGAAAGCTTAAAAAAATTAGAAAAAATTGAATGTATATTGGAGGAATAA
- a CDS encoding inositol-3-phosphate synthase produces MKVINVGIAGVGNCASSFVQLIEGIKSGKLNNHEGIMFESIGGYKCENVNFTSAFDIDTNKINKDLSEAIYQSPNNSVNHVDVSKINTIVTPGILNNRLPSTVLEKININEECNEVTVDDIAKSLVESKTQVLICYLPTGSEKDVKSYALAAAKANTAFINCTPELVSRDTQIRDIFIESNIPLLGDDMRSHMGATTLHTALIELLHSRGIEINNTYQLNFGGNMDFLNLSDSSRNRSKQISKKNALFSAGIDATNVSAGPNGYIEYLNDTKVCYLRIEGTSILGSKIAMETKLEVEDSPNSAGVIANAVRIAKVAIDKKLGINEVEETCAFLFKSPVKGKKESESLDAISKFIERVEEKDE; encoded by the coding sequence ATGAAGGTCATTAATGTTGGTATTGCTGGAGTAGGAAATTGCGCATCAAGTTTTGTCCAATTAATCGAAGGTATTAAATCAGGAAAATTAAATAATCATGAAGGAATTATGTTTGAAAGTATAGGAGGCTATAAATGTGAAAATGTAAATTTTACTTCTGCATTTGATATAGACACTAACAAAATAAACAAAGATTTATCGGAGGCTATATATCAATCCCCTAATAACTCTGTAAACCACGTAGATGTGTCTAAAATTAACACAATTGTAACACCTGGTATTTTAAATAACAGGCTTCCATCTACTGTTCTTGAAAAAATAAATATTAACGAGGAATGTAATGAAGTAACGGTAGATGATATTGCTAAGTCACTTGTAGAATCTAAAACACAAGTACTAATATGTTATCTTCCAACAGGATCAGAAAAAGATGTTAAATCATATGCTCTAGCTGCAGCTAAAGCAAATACTGCTTTTATTAATTGCACGCCAGAATTAGTGAGTAGAGATACACAAATAAGAGATATATTCATAGAATCTAATATTCCATTATTAGGTGATGATATGAGGAGTCATATGGGAGCTACCACTTTGCATACAGCACTTATAGAATTACTTCATAGTAGAGGAATAGAGATTAATAATACTTACCAATTAAATTTTGGTGGGAATATGGATTTTTTAAATCTTTCTGATTCGTCCAGAAATAGAAGTAAACAGATTTCTAAAAAGAATGCTTTATTTTCTGCAGGAATAGATGCAACAAATGTATCTGCAGGACCTAATGGTTACATTGAATACTTAAACGATACAAAGGTATGTTATTTAAGAATTGAAGGGACTTCAATATTAGGGTCTAAAATCGCAATGGAAACTAAACTTGAAGTAGAAGATAGCCCTAATTCGGCGGGAGTAATTGCTAATGCTGTCAGAATAGCAAAGGTAGCTATTGATAAGAAGCTTGGTATTAATGAAGTGGAAGAAACATGCGCCTTTTTATTTAAAAGCCCTGTAAAAGGAAAAAAGGAATCAGAATCATTAGATGCTATAAGTAAATTTATAGAGAGAGTGGAGGAAAAAGATGAGTAA
- a CDS encoding methionine adenosyltransferase — MSNILIQKKVREENIEFVERKGVGHPDTICDAIAEKCSQKYSRYCYEKFGRFAHHWFDKVILIGGESNIDYGKGELLKPYKIIIAGKCVKKVGADSIPLDSIFRNAVLEVLENVLTNFNPDKHIEIIDETVDHQGAGRRKSRYQPESIDDLVNINTDKFVSNDCNLLSSHYPLTDLESLVIEAERYINSNEFKKKHPYSGWDVKIIGTRNDDSFNLLINIPILSVCLVDREDYKEKVAMCKKDIQNYIKKNFSFSVGLNVNPQDSTGNPYITVLGSAADTGDVGVVGRGNRINGLITPMQSMSIEAPCGKNPLDHTGKIYGVLAERLAKSLYMDLGIRVEIHIYTYKEAPLKSPDKIIVNILEEYKEINEDIIKGIISDHLENIDNLLNDLIFKDNIMW, encoded by the coding sequence ATGAGTAATATTTTAATACAAAAAAAAGTACGAGAAGAAAATATCGAGTTTGTAGAAAGAAAAGGTGTAGGGCATCCTGATACGATTTGTGATGCTATCGCCGAAAAGTGCTCCCAGAAATACTCAAGATATTGCTATGAAAAATTTGGTAGATTTGCACATCATTGGTTTGATAAAGTTATTTTAATCGGTGGAGAATCTAATATTGACTATGGAAAAGGGGAGCTATTAAAACCTTATAAAATTATAATTGCAGGAAAATGTGTGAAAAAGGTAGGAGCTGACTCGATACCTTTGGATAGTATTTTTAGAAATGCTGTATTAGAAGTTTTAGAAAATGTGTTAACAAATTTCAACCCTGATAAGCATATAGAAATTATTGATGAGACTGTAGATCATCAAGGAGCAGGTAGAAGGAAGTCTAGATATCAGCCAGAAAGTATTGATGATTTAGTAAATATTAATACTGATAAGTTTGTTTCAAATGATTGTAACTTATTATCTAGTCACTACCCACTTACAGATTTAGAAAGCTTAGTTATTGAAGCTGAAAGATATATAAATAGTAATGAATTCAAAAAAAAACATCCTTATTCAGGGTGGGATGTAAAAATAATAGGAACTAGAAATGATGACTCCTTTAATTTATTAATAAACATACCTATCTTGTCTGTATGTTTAGTCGACAGAGAAGATTATAAGGAAAAAGTAGCTATGTGTAAAAAGGATATTCAAAACTATATTAAGAAGAATTTTAGCTTTAGTGTTGGATTAAATGTTAATCCTCAAGATAGTACAGGAAATCCATATATAACAGTATTAGGAAGTGCTGCAGATACTGGAGATGTTGGTGTTGTTGGAAGAGGTAATAGGATAAATGGCCTTATTACTCCTATGCAAAGTATGAGTATAGAGGCACCATGCGGAAAAAATCCATTAGATCATACAGGCAAAATTTATGGAGTTTTAGCAGAAAGATTAGCAAAATCTTTATATATGGATTTAGGTATTAGGGTGGAAATTCATATATATACATATAAAGAAGCACCTTTAAAATCGCCAGATAAAATTATTGTGAATATTTTAGAAGAGTATAAAGAAATTAATGAAGATATTATAAAGGGTATAATATCAGATCATCTAGAAAATATAGACAATCTTTTGAATGATTTAATTTTTAAAGACAATATTATGTGGTAA
- a CDS encoding DegT/DnrJ/EryC1/StrS family aminotransferase, translating into MQKLAMFGGHPIFNEKIGYVWPVFNNKTKIKVLDMIDNNEISFNYKDDEIYKLEQNFKNLFEVPYCIALNSGTSAIYTFFKAIDLQENDEVIAPTYTFPASIMPLCDMKVNLKLIDTIPDFPITSLDKTLEAVSEKTKLIIVTHMDGFPFRVDILKSKLNELGLNPYILEDCAQSFGAKINDRYVGTFGDASIFSLQQKKLLSGGEGGVILLRDRYLYEKSILISYLQKRAFSEVKNSSLSMYRYVGLGHNFRIHPFSAGIVNTQLSSWKYYIELRKNNLERLYNILSDIPEIKVLKSLDDSTDPSYFTFKMLYTAEKKLNIDKYVEALNAEGLDISASSTIPLHTDEGIIKIFDIKNAEDLKNSEKYSKNILRMPAYHSLTENELHLIYKAFLKISKNIDILKRKK; encoded by the coding sequence ATGCAAAAACTAGCTATGTTTGGGGGACATCCTATATTTAATGAAAAAATTGGATATGTTTGGCCTGTATTTAACAATAAAACTAAAATAAAGGTTTTGGATATGATTGATAATAATGAAATTTCGTTTAATTACAAGGATGACGAAATTTATAAACTTGAACAAAACTTTAAGAATTTATTTGAGGTGCCATATTGTATAGCATTAAATTCAGGAACTTCTGCAATATATACTTTTTTTAAGGCTATCGATTTACAAGAAAACGATGAAGTTATTGCTCCAACATATACTTTTCCAGCAAGCATAATGCCGCTTTGTGATATGAAAGTAAATTTAAAATTAATAGATACAATACCTGACTTTCCTATTACTTCATTAGATAAAACATTAGAAGCTGTGAGTGAAAAAACAAAATTAATTATCGTAACTCATATGGATGGTTTTCCTTTTAGAGTGGATATCTTAAAAAGTAAACTAAACGAGTTAGGTCTCAATCCGTATATCTTAGAAGACTGTGCACAAAGCTTTGGTGCCAAAATAAATGATAGATATGTAGGGACGTTTGGAGATGCTTCTATATTTAGTCTACAGCAAAAAAAACTTTTATCAGGTGGCGAGGGAGGAGTCATTCTATTAAGAGATAGGTATTTATACGAAAAATCCATCTTAATTAGTTATTTACAAAAGAGAGCTTTTTCAGAAGTGAAAAATTCTTCTTTAAGCATGTATAGATATGTCGGTTTAGGTCATAACTTTCGTATACATCCCTTTAGCGCAGGCATAGTTAATACACAACTTTCTTCCTGGAAATATTATATTGAACTAAGAAAAAATAATTTAGAAAGATTATATAATATACTCTCTGATATTCCAGAAATTAAAGTTTTAAAAAGTTTGGATGATTCAACTGATCCATCTTATTTTACTTTTAAAATGCTATATACTGCTGAAAAAAAACTAAATATCGATAAATACGTTGAAGCATTAAATGCAGAAGGTCTAGACATATCAGCTTCATCCACTATACCTCTGCACACTGACGAAGGAATTATTAAAATATTTGATATAAAAAATGCAGAAGATTTAAAAAATAGTGAAAAATATTCGAAAAATATTTTGAGAATGCCTGCATATCACTCTTTAACAGAAAATGAATTACACCTTATATATAAAGCTTTTCTAAAAATATCTAAGAATATTGATATATTAAAAAGAAAGAAGTGA
- a CDS encoding SDR family NAD(P)-dependent oxidoreductase, with protein sequence MDFQRKVVVITGGGNGIGATTAIKFAKKGAFVVILEKNVKDGLSIEKKINSITRKCLFIHTDISSENSVKNAIDIIYDNYKNIDILINNVGVFNDSGLNASVEEWSHILNVNIIGTFLCTKYSRKLMKEDSNIVNICSISGMVAQENYLLYNTTKAALINMTKCLAMDLGKYNIRVNSVSPGTVWTNNNEYHIRKSHGISKKEADIHPDFGGGNFLQRVAEPSEIANAILFLASAKSSFITGENLVVDGGYTAK encoded by the coding sequence ATGGATTTTCAAAGAAAAGTAGTTGTCATTACTGGAGGAGGAAATGGCATAGGAGCAACAACAGCAATTAAGTTTGCTAAAAAGGGGGCTTTTGTGGTTATTTTAGAGAAAAATGTAAAAGATGGCCTTTCAATTGAAAAGAAAATTAACTCTATTACAAGAAAATGTCTATTTATACATACTGATATAAGTAGCGAAAATTCAGTTAAGAATGCTATTGATATAATCTATGATAATTATAAAAATATAGATATATTAATCAATAATGTTGGCGTCTTTAACGATTCGGGTTTAAATGCTAGTGTAGAAGAGTGGAGTCATATATTAAATGTTAATATTATTGGTACATTTTTGTGTACGAAATACTCTAGAAAATTAATGAAAGAAGATTCTAATATAGTTAATATATGTTCTATTTCTGGCATGGTGGCTCAAGAAAATTACCTACTTTATAATACTACAAAAGCTGCTTTGATTAATATGACTAAATGTCTTGCGATGGATTTAGGTAAGTACAACATTAGAGTTAATAGTGTTTCTCCTGGAACGGTGTGGACAAATAATAATGAATATCATATAAGAAAGTCACATGGGATATCTAAAAAAGAAGCTGATATTCATCCGGATTTTGGGGGAGGCAATTTTCTACAAAGAGTAGCTGAACCTTCAGAGATTGCAAATGCGATTTTATTTTTAGCGTCAGCAAAGTCATCTTTTATTACTGGAGAAAATTTAGTTGTAGATGGTGGGTACACAGCAAAGTAA
- a CDS encoding AAA family ATPase — protein sequence MKNMENRKIWIVGSPGSGKTVLSKKLSLETGIPVFSLDEIRWETGWKIKDIDVYKEELKEILKLDSWIIDGYYNEKEDLLQFSEVIIYIEIPLRKKIFRVIRRTYKRIKLNIAVCNGNIESWSFFWSINGMFLYTIKMHYLYKYKLKKYFNENYNTKIKGL from the coding sequence TTGAAAAATATGGAAAATAGAAAGATATGGATTGTAGGATCTCCGGGTTCAGGAAAAACAGTTCTTTCAAAAAAACTATCTCTAGAGACTGGAATTCCTGTATTTAGCCTTGATGAAATAAGGTGGGAAACTGGTTGGAAAATTAAAGATATAGACGTTTATAAGGAAGAATTAAAAGAAATTTTGAAACTTGATAGCTGGATAATTGATGGTTATTACAATGAAAAAGAAGATTTATTACAATTTTCTGAAGTAATAATTTATATAGAAATTCCATTAAGGAAGAAAATATTTAGAGTAATCAGAAGAACATATAAAAGAATAAAACTTAATATTGCTGTTTGTAACGGAAATATAGAAAGTTGGTCATTCTTTTGGTCAATTAATGGTATGTTTTTATATACGATAAAAATGCACTATTTATATAAATATAAATTAAAAAAGTATTTCAATGAGAATTATAATACTAAAATAAAGGGTTTATAA
- a CDS encoding 5'/3'-nucleotidase SurE, with the protein MNILITNDDGYNSELLYILIDSLKENNNLYIYVPKTNQSGQSSKVSLEKKVFVEKLNNNIKIIQGSPLDCVLFGMEDLERSNISLDLIISGINKGLNYGNTIYYSGTFGAALEATIKNIPSIAISFEGNVIFLRNKININKMVNEFKVNKKYKCLININIKLMSKKMPIKLISEYRSIDENYQAFKVEYNNKKSFTLKSNTASINSNISSQNFIMVGCFNRYKGYLKGYHESITLNKFLYSNNKKE; encoded by the coding sequence ATGAATATATTAATTACTAACGATGACGGATATAACTCAGAACTTTTATACATTTTAATAGATAGCTTAAAAGAGAATAACAACTTATATATTTACGTTCCTAAAACTAATCAATCGGGACAATCTTCAAAAGTAAGTTTAGAAAAAAAAGTTTTTGTTGAAAAGCTCAATAACAATATTAAAATAATTCAGGGCTCTCCTTTAGATTGTGTTCTTTTTGGAATGGAAGACTTGGAAAGATCAAATATTTCTTTAGACCTTATAATATCTGGAATAAATAAAGGATTGAACTACGGAAACACAATATATTACAGTGGAACATTTGGGGCAGCATTAGAGGCAACTATTAAAAATATCCCTAGTATTGCCATATCATTCGAAGGTAATGTTATTTTTTTAAGAAACAAAATAAACATTAATAAAATGGTGAACGAATTTAAAGTGAATAAAAAATATAAGTGTTTGATAAACATTAATATTAAGTTGATGTCAAAAAAGATGCCGATAAAGTTGATTTCTGAATATAGAAGTATTGATGAAAACTATCAAGCTTTTAAAGTAGAATATAATAATAAGAAAAGCTTTACTTTAAAGAGTAATACGGCATCAATAAATTCAAACATTTCATCCCAAAATTTTATTATGGTTGGATGTTTCAATAGATACAAAGGATATTTGAAAGGTTATCATGAAAGTATCACGTTAAATAAATTTTTATACTCTAACAACAAAAAGGAGTAA
- a CDS encoding protein kinase family protein, with the protein MKITQVASLYNIEIDSIKIVNGNVSYPIVLINKKYIIKRVASEMSINEVLFNTMRERGVLQNIVLNKYGRMFTYFDSCFWMVYIYHEGELFDHHNSNHMMKSMYFLKRIVNMTPNVGEIKFHDNFYVSEWYVDSKKMFLKTLELINRYYGSIENDYIEKLKMLIGYTSFSSEEFDRLQKTISHGEYQNTNILFSQDSIDIIDWDSLSIRPRIFDISTYLIYLCRKKRGSFKLDNIKIKMLLDYFELTDIEYKNLINMVFVNLVPREDKIEIFSVYSRGKLEWYLKWTVEFMEEVIYTLNKEDL; encoded by the coding sequence ATGAAAATAACACAAGTTGCAAGTTTATATAATATTGAAATTGATTCTATAAAAATAGTCAATGGAAATGTATCTTATCCTATAGTTCTAATCAATAAGAAATATATAATTAAAAGAGTAGCGAGTGAAATGTCTATTAATGAAGTTCTATTTAATACTATGAGAGAAAGAGGTGTCTTGCAAAACATTGTTCTAAATAAATATGGGCGCATGTTTACATATTTTGATAGTTGCTTTTGGATGGTATATATATATCATGAAGGGGAACTCTTTGACCACCATAATTCGAATCATATGATGAAAAGTATGTACTTCTTAAAAAGGATTGTTAATATGACTCCTAATGTAGGAGAGATAAAGTTTCATGATAACTTTTATGTTTCAGAGTGGTATGTAGATTCTAAAAAAATGTTTTTAAAGACATTAGAGCTAATTAATCGCTACTATGGCAGTATTGAAAATGATTATATAGAAAAATTAAAAATGTTAATTGGATACACCTCATTTTCTTCAGAGGAATTCGATAGACTTCAGAAAACTATTTCACATGGTGAGTATCAAAATACTAATATTTTATTTTCTCAAGATTCTATAGATATTATAGATTGGGATTCATTATCAATCCGTCCTAGAATTTTTGATATATCTACGTATTTAATATATTTATGTAGAAAAAAACGTGGCTCTTTCAAATTAGATAATATAAAGATAAAAATGTTATTAGATTATTTTGAATTAACAGATATTGAATACAAAAATCTAATTAACATGGTATTTGTCAATCTAGTTCCTAGAGAAGATAAAATAGAAATTTTTTCCGTATATAGTCGAGGAAAATTAGAGTGGTATCTCAAGTGGACAGTAGAGTTCATGGAAGAGGTAATATACACCTTAAATAAGGAGGATTTATGA